A window of Thermococcus sp. genomic DNA:
GAGATACATAACACTCGGCCTGCTCTGGTTGGAGACAAGGCCCTCAATGTAGCTTATCTGTGCCTTCATCTCGGCTATTACCATCGAAGCCTGTTCTTCCCTGTTGAGGACCTTTCCGATTAACTCAATTTGTTTGTATATTCCCTCGATGCTCTTCGGGTTGACGATTACAACCGGCGCTATCTTTTCCAGACTTTCAAGGAAACCCTTCTTGTAAAATACCGCGTTGTCCGCTATGATGAGGTCGGGCTTGAGCTTGGCAATCTCTTCGAGGTTGGCATAGGCTCCGTAGCCACCGACCTTAGTTATGTTCCTCACCGCTGGGGGCCAGTCTGCATATTTCGTGACCCCAACGAGCTTGTCTCCGGCCCCGAGATAGAATATAGTCTCAGTAATGCTCGGGGCGAGTGAAACGACCCTCTGGGGCTCCTTTGGGATTGTGACGGTTCTGTTGGCCATGTCCTTTATTGTGAGCGGATACTTGGTCTTGAAGGCATCCGGGTGAAGGAGCTTTGCCATAATCTCTATTCCCTTTATTATCCTTGGGCTCGGATGAATTAGGTCGTTCTCGTTTTCAATCATGTAAACGTGGCCCTCTTTAACGGCGTTGGTTCCTGCAAAGAGCTTGTAGGCCTCTTCAATTGTCATCCCACAGTGGGGCGTCAGGATTATAACATCGGGGTTCTTTGCTATGACCTCCTCAGCACTGACCTGTGGCCATCCCTTGGTATCGTTGAAGATGTTAGCCCCTCCGGCTATCGTGATAACGTCGTTGATAAAGGTGTTTTTGCCCGCGGTCATGAGGGGCTTGCTCCAGGTTACGAAGAAGACTTTGACCTTTGGCTGGTTCTTCGTGAGTTCCTTTATTGCATTTACCTTTGCGTTAAACTCGTCAATGACTTCCTTCGCCTTGTTCTCCCTGTTGAA
This region includes:
- a CDS encoding helical backbone metal receptor encodes the protein MKKTAVLVVLLLMGAVIATGCIASNSTTPTKSSSPTTSPANSSTTSPATSSSSTQMEKSYYPITVKDFANRTVTIKEEPKRIVSLAPSITEDLYYLGLLDKVVGVTGYEDWPPEARKITSVGGYGAYASLEKIAELKPDLIIADNAVFYKKGFLESLEKIAPVVIIAPQGIDQIPQAIELLGKIFNRENKAKEVIDEFNAKVNAIKELTKNQPKVKVFFVTWSKPLMTAGKNTFINDVITIAGGANIFNDTKGWPQVSAEEVIAKNPDVIILTPHCGMTIEEAYKLFAGTNAVKEGHVYMIENENDLIHPSPRIIKGIEIMAKLLHPDAFKTKYPLTIKDMANRTVTIPKEPQRVVSLAPSITETIFYLGAGDKLVGVTKYADWPPAVRNITKVGGYGAYANLEEIAKLKPDLIIADNAVFYKKGFLESLEKIAPVVIVNPKSIEGIYKQIELIGKVLNREEQASMVIAEMKAQISYIEGLVSNQSRPSVMYL